The following coding sequences are from one Candidatus Borkfalkia ceftriaxoniphila window:
- a CDS encoding phosphodiester glycosidase family protein, producing the protein MVVKGKRVWFASLITACIASFALMFVFWNAASAYAGGRWEVSSTKKLISPGVTENYVVTNDSTNSDQVIGYAVTVDLSKNTLMVGYKDYNPSKWGLQTVRDQAKAMEKTTGVTVVAAVNGDFFNMSTGEPTGALVMNGVQYHGTERESLWFGITKDNQPLIGSGAVPENIKEAIGANVTLIEGGQVTAGLDAATKQPRTAVGIDANGKVVVIVADGRQAASSGYTLSELADEMLRLGCVDAVNLDGGGSTTYAARYAGESALTVANSPSDGVERLVSSSLMIVTQAEASGVFGEAVLNPNNDVYTPGSEIQFQAKAVDTNGFAMEMPANVTWRLTPESEALGTIDANGLFIANDGIEGTVGVELVYEEKVVGTTSVEIYYPDTLKFGSNELSLGFGAESDLGLHALHNHREVIIKDGDLAWTIGVSDNEQYPEIGTMRGNTFVASEDATNSTAIVSVAVADRKEISASISVTVGQLPTVVWDFEDHIDETTGQTIPAEEYYNVNAEGSLFQTFHYNNGSESAEIVHISSGEPVRMGSYSLRMNYDFTKVTITEGACFGMTEEYKIPGKPTALGVWVYVPENTPNFWFRAYINNYKSDGTLIKSANVVNFTAQSQKEADNFGIPYYEGTIPAGWHYFEAPLATFDGTQLVPFSGDYYTLMAGQTFRLMYVPSIPMGQPTKGYVYYDNFQFVYGSNTNDLNAPVIENVSVNGQALSDGMTIAESSFSIQASYYELEEKYASGVNTDNLHVYVDGKQLKLLSGSETELNTENITLPDGTHRIEVSVFDNFQNESRKSFMITVAADTVYDTVFLAPQSDAPTLNRYYGFDVIATNMEKTSTVTFEMKLGLGLTLVAQPGEFDVFTVECVQKSAINNTYEVKISRTGQALSGTGTVAQLKILMEKSLVQGSVFSYSLLSGSVAFDEFYQEDITNTFILQSDQQEVEAYYEISADTMIVGSEGGYIYVTHGGLPAQGVSVYLDGVVLPGITDAEGKIFTDRFVSEACIKNIQAEDSQGNVSFSLKVYGVLPCGDDASSAPMFIASKASVDSQTSHNIGWMSNPLFADKAAQVKYALKSEYDAKGEASFAVFEGESTIVELSASRNAAENYAVLFNEARLTGLQKDADYVYIVGNGTVWSEIHSFSTKRNGTDTNFFVMGDTQLEDKVLLDHLAQAIRQDGVSYDFGIQTGDFVDNTNSYSMWSEIMGAFSEYFGNTDMIQVLGNHEFYGDNDGSIASTFHMLPDTDWYSVMYGNTYVAVVNYSVTNNVNEMAKIFAEVAADAKQSKAVWKVLTLHQPPYYTNSAGGNEYVNQIVPQYVDEGGFDVVFSGHDHAYARTKPMKGGIVDESGAVYIVSGAVSDKGYEPVNNPSFNFETLIAAGPEIGGYTAVYISVQATENTFTIQAYDVVNGSAVMIDSYTIGKDDECTANGHTFIYKSGYLGCDLCGFSIDPVANSYSGMVIDSVTGRRMMFDKGNVYTGWFYYGTDLLYFGEDGVAAQGEITLTDENLGDFTYIFDNGKVVGGETKWYGNKYYVNGNYVTGWLELNGSYYYLWTGGHYDANFYPYELGEKVRGGLKRVTVNMGNYDIPVYFYFDDSGKLLGPVNDEAGEMIPGNFYYRDNIDTYSYMIIYTDQQGKILGDFYENGWLTANGTGNPDAEGNRYYIRWDWLTTGEQVIGGVKYRFAQNSGDPISQGNGVLQGRYYHVRFNQDDASYTVKEIFENSTVTPEEAKVKDGNSIKYYEFLGWYSKGKLFDFSTPVTSDITLTATYSRKYVRIYGDMVWALEKLQEADSAGNFDQIKKSIHTAEQIYVQLTAEQISDCQKEGMSFALYEQMKANLFEVSFTNNGIVFKSSELYKGETIEIPAGPEKSGNSIYTYEFIGWYNGENKLETGTAVTENTVFEARYRKVYAECYDELKAALDTLIASQSKSPEEQKIALYAATEAYEKMSQTQRDEAQAEGLDYALYKEMLDNLFQVKFSFEGEIVGVLEVYRGESIEAPAAPEKQGNSIKSYVFSGWYHEEEKFDSTKIVADTTFNARFEMVYSEKYNQMIEALLQLSAFEEGTYTQKYEALSAVNALYKDFSESEINDAQEEGMSFELYRQMLADYNALVDSGKEDMESAESVANTFLTISAALLAMASLAYVFGFRR; encoded by the coding sequence ATGGTAGTAAAAGGCAAACGCGTCTGGTTCGCATCGCTTATAACGGCGTGTATCGCGTCGTTTGCGCTGATGTTCGTATTTTGGAATGCGGCGTCTGCGTATGCGGGAGGAAGATGGGAAGTTTCCAGCACGAAAAAACTTATTTCCCCCGGCGTGACGGAGAATTATGTGGTCACGAACGATTCGACGAATTCCGACCAGGTGATCGGGTATGCGGTCACGGTCGACCTTTCCAAAAACACGCTGATGGTGGGTTATAAGGACTACAATCCCTCGAAATGGGGATTGCAGACTGTTCGCGATCAGGCGAAAGCTATGGAAAAGACAACGGGCGTCACCGTCGTGGCGGCGGTCAACGGGGACTTTTTCAATATGTCTACGGGCGAGCCTACGGGCGCTCTCGTGATGAACGGCGTGCAGTATCACGGCACGGAAAGAGAATCTTTGTGGTTCGGCATTACCAAGGACAATCAGCCCCTGATCGGTTCGGGCGCCGTTCCCGAAAATATAAAGGAAGCCATCGGTGCGAACGTAACTTTGATCGAGGGCGGTCAAGTCACCGCGGGGCTGGACGCCGCGACCAAACAGCCGAGAACTGCTGTCGGCATCGACGCGAACGGGAAAGTCGTCGTGATCGTGGCGGACGGCAGACAAGCGGCTTCGTCGGGCTACACGCTCTCGGAACTTGCGGATGAAATGTTGCGCTTGGGTTGCGTGGACGCGGTCAATCTCGACGGCGGCGGCTCTACGACCTACGCGGCGCGCTATGCGGGCGAATCGGCTCTGACGGTCGCAAACAGTCCGAGCGACGGCGTCGAGCGCCTCGTTTCCTCATCCTTGATGATCGTCACCCAGGCGGAGGCCTCGGGTGTTTTTGGCGAGGCCGTTTTAAACCCGAATAACGATGTATATACGCCCGGTTCCGAAATACAGTTTCAGGCGAAAGCGGTCGATACGAACGGATTTGCTATGGAGATGCCCGCAAATGTTACCTGGCGCCTCACTCCGGAGTCCGAAGCCTTGGGTACGATTGACGCAAACGGTCTGTTTATTGCGAACGACGGAATCGAAGGCACGGTCGGCGTCGAACTTGTCTATGAAGAAAAGGTCGTCGGCACTACTTCTGTCGAAATTTACTATCCTGATACCTTGAAATTCGGTAGCAACGAACTTTCTCTCGGTTTCGGCGCGGAGAGCGATCTGGGCTTGCACGCGTTACATAATCACCGCGAAGTGATCATAAAAGACGGCGATCTGGCTTGGACGATCGGCGTCAGCGATAATGAACAGTATCCCGAGATCGGCACGATGCGCGGCAATACCTTTGTCGCCAGTGAAGACGCGACCAATTCTACCGCGATCGTTTCGGTCGCGGTAGCGGACAGGAAGGAAATATCTGCGTCGATATCCGTTACGGTGGGGCAACTGCCGACCGTTGTCTGGGATTTCGAGGACCATATCGACGAAACGACCGGACAGACGATTCCCGCAGAAGAATATTACAATGTCAACGCCGAAGGAAGCCTGTTTCAAACCTTTCATTACAACAACGGCAGCGAGAGCGCCGAAATTGTACATATTTCCAGCGGCGAACCCGTGCGGATGGGAAGTTATTCCCTTCGCATGAATTATGACTTTACCAAAGTGACTATTACCGAAGGCGCCTGTTTCGGTATGACCGAGGAGTACAAGATTCCCGGGAAACCCACTGCGCTCGGCGTTTGGGTGTATGTGCCTGAAAATACGCCGAATTTCTGGTTCCGCGCTTATATTAACAATTATAAATCCGACGGCACGTTGATCAAATCGGCAAACGTCGTAAATTTTACCGCGCAGAGCCAGAAGGAGGCCGATAACTTCGGTATACCGTATTATGAGGGCACGATTCCTGCGGGCTGGCATTATTTCGAGGCGCCGCTCGCCACGTTTGACGGGACGCAACTCGTTCCTTTCAGCGGAGATTATTACACGTTGATGGCGGGGCAAACTTTCCGTCTGATGTACGTGCCGAGCATCCCTATGGGGCAGCCGACCAAGGGTTATGTATATTACGATAATTTCCAGTTCGTTTACGGTTCAAATACCAACGACTTGAACGCGCCCGTCATCGAGAACGTTTCCGTTAACGGGCAGGCTTTATCCGACGGCATGACGATCGCAGAATCCTCGTTCAGTATTCAGGCCTCGTATTATGAGCTGGAAGAAAAATATGCTTCCGGCGTGAATACGGACAATCTGCACGTCTATGTGGACGGAAAGCAACTGAAACTTTTAAGCGGGTCGGAAACGGAACTGAATACGGAAAATATCACTTTGCCGGACGGAACGCACCGCATCGAAGTTTCTGTATTCGATAATTTCCAGAATGAAAGCAGAAAAAGTTTCATGATTACCGTCGCGGCTGACACGGTCTATGATACGGTGTTTTTGGCGCCGCAATCCGACGCGCCTACGCTGAATCGATATTACGGATTCGACGTGATCGCCACGAACATGGAAAAAACGAGCACGGTCACATTCGAAATGAAACTCGGGCTCGGATTGACACTGGTTGCGCAGCCGGGAGAGTTTGACGTCTTTACCGTGGAATGCGTGCAGAAAAGTGCGATCAATAACACGTATGAAGTAAAAATTTCCCGAACGGGTCAGGCACTTTCCGGTACGGGTACCGTTGCGCAACTGAAAATTCTTATGGAAAAATCGCTCGTGCAGGGATCCGTCTTTTCTTACAGCCTGCTTTCGGGCAGCGTCGCATTCGACGAGTTTTATCAGGAAGACATAACCAATACGTTCATTCTGCAGTCCGACCAACAGGAAGTGGAAGCTTATTACGAAATTTCCGCCGACACGATGATCGTAGGAAGCGAGGGCGGATATATTTACGTAACGCATGGCGGCCTTCCCGCGCAAGGCGTTTCAGTCTATTTGGATGGCGTCGTATTGCCCGGCATAACCGATGCGGAAGGTAAAATATTTACGGATCGATTTGTTTCCGAAGCCTGCATTAAAAATATTCAGGCGGAGGATTCACAGGGCAACGTTTCCTTTTCGTTGAAAGTATACGGCGTGTTGCCGTGCGGCGATGACGCTTCGTCCGCGCCCATGTTCATCGCCTCGAAAGCGAGCGTCGATTCGCAGACCTCCCATAATATCGGCTGGATGTCCAATCCTCTCTTTGCAGACAAGGCCGCGCAGGTCAAATATGCTCTGAAATCGGAATACGACGCAAAAGGCGAGGCCTCATTTGCCGTATTCGAGGGGGAAAGCACGATCGTGGAACTCAGCGCAAGCCGAAACGCTGCGGAAAATTACGCCGTTCTTTTCAACGAGGCGCGACTTACGGGCCTTCAAAAGGATGCCGATTACGTATATATCGTCGGCAACGGAACCGTGTGGTCGGAGATCCATAGTTTCTCCACAAAACGAAACGGCACCGATACAAACTTTTTTGTGATGGGCGATACGCAGTTGGAAGATAAGGTATTGCTCGATCATCTCGCGCAGGCGATCCGGCAGGACGGCGTTTCTTATGATTTCGGTATTCAAACGGGCGACTTTGTGGATAATACGAATTCCTATTCCATGTGGTCGGAGATCATGGGCGCGTTTTCCGAGTATTTCGGGAATACCGATATGATCCAGGTTCTCGGCAATCACGAGTTTTACGGGGATAACGACGGTTCGATCGCCTCCACATTCCACATGCTTCCCGATACCGATTGGTATTCCGTAATGTATGGCAACACTTACGTTGCGGTCGTGAATTATTCGGTCACGAACAATGTGAACGAAATGGCGAAAATTTTCGCGGAAGTCGCCGCCGACGCAAAACAGAGCAAAGCCGTTTGGAAAGTTTTAACGCTCCATCAGCCTCCTTATTATACAAACTCGGCAGGCGGGAACGAATATGTAAATCAGATTGTTCCGCAATATGTAGACGAAGGCGGTTTCGATGTCGTGTTCTCCGGTCACGACCATGCTTACGCGCGCACGAAACCCATGAAAGGCGGCATTGTAGACGAGAGCGGCGCAGTCTATATCGTCAGCGGCGCTGTCAGCGATAAGGGCTATGAGCCTGTAAACAACCCGTCTTTCAATTTTGAGACGCTGATAGCAGCCGGCCCCGAAATCGGCGGATATACGGCTGTGTATATTTCGGTGCAGGCCACAGAAAATACGTTTACGATCCAGGCGTACGACGTGGTGAACGGTTCCGCGGTCATGATCGATTCGTACACCATCGGCAAGGACGACGAGTGTACCGCCAACGGCCATACATTTATTTATAAAAGCGGCTATCTCGGATGCGATCTTTGCGGTTTCAGTATCGATCCCGTTGCGAATAGTTACAGCGGAATGGTCATCGATTCCGTTACGGGACGCCGTATGATGTTTGATAAAGGAAATGTATACACGGGCTGGTTCTATTACGGAACGGATCTTTTATACTTTGGAGAAGACGGGGTCGCCGCACAGGGAGAAATTACGCTCACAGATGAGAACCTCGGCGATTTTACGTATATTTTCGATAACGGTAAAGTAGTCGGGGGCGAAACGAAGTGGTACGGCAATAAATATTACGTGAACGGAAATTATGTTACAGGCTGGCTGGAATTAAACGGTAGTTATTATTATCTTTGGACGGGCGGACATTATGACGCGAATTTCTATCCCTATGAATTGGGCGAAAAAGTGCGCGGCGGTTTAAAACGCGTAACCGTCAATATGGGCAATTACGATATTCCCGTATATTTCTATTTTGACGATTCGGGAAAACTTCTGGGACCTGTCAACGACGAAGCGGGCGAAATGATTCCCGGCAACTTTTATTACAGAGATAATATAGATACATATTCCTACATGATCATTTATACAGATCAACAAGGTAAAATTTTAGGGGATTTCTACGAAAACGGCTGGTTGACAGCAAACGGTACCGGTAATCCCGATGCCGAAGGCAACAGATATTATATTCGTTGGGATTGGTTGACGACGGGAGAACAAGTGATCGGCGGCGTGAAATATCGTTTTGCCCAAAATTCAGGAGATCCTATTTCCCAAGGGAACGGGGTATTGCAGGGCAGATATTATCATGTACGATTCAATCAAGACGACGCTTCGTATACAGTAAAAGAAATTTTTGAAAATAGTACGGTTACCCCCGAGGAAGCGAAAGTAAAAGATGGCAACAGTATCAAATATTACGAATTTCTGGGGTGGTACAGCAAGGGAAAACTTTTTGATTTTTCCACGCCCGTCACTTCCGATATTACGTTGACCGCGACCTATTCCAGAAAATATGTAAGAATTTACGGAGACATGGTATGGGCTCTCGAAAAATTGCAGGAGGCGGACTCTGCCGGGAATTTTGATCAGATCAAGAAATCTATTCACACGGCGGAACAAATTTATGTACAACTGACTGCGGAACAGATTTCAGATTGCCAAAAGGAAGGAATGTCTTTCGCATTATATGAACAAATGAAAGCGAACCTTTTTGAGGTCAGCTTCACGAATAACGGAATTGTTTTCAAGTCGTCGGAATTGTATAAAGGCGAAACGATCGAAATTCCCGCGGGTCCTGAAAAGAGTGGAAACAGTATCTATACTTACGAATTCATCGGTTGGTACAACGGTGAAAACAAACTTGAAACAGGTACGGCGGTTACGGAAAATACGGTATTTGAAGCGAGGTATCGGAAAGTATATGCGGAGTGTTACGACGAACTGAAAGCGGCATTGGATACGCTGATAGCGTCGCAAAGCAAATCGCCCGAAGAACAAAAAATCGCGTTATATGCCGCGACCGAAGCATACGAGAAAATGTCTCAGACGCAAAGAGACGAAGCCCAAGCGGAAGGCTTGGACTATGCCCTCTATAAAGAAATGTTGGATAACCTTTTCCAAGTGAAATTTTCTTTTGAAGGCGAGATCGTAGGTGTTTTGGAGGTATATAGAGGAGAATCGATCGAGGCGCCCGCCGCACCCGAGAAACAAGGCAATAGCATAAAATCTTATGTTTTTTCGGGGTGGTATCACGAAGAAGAAAAATTCGACTCGACGAAAATCGTTGCGGATACGACTTTTAACGCACGGTTTGAAATGGTGTATTCGGAAAAGTATAATCAGATGATCGAAGCGCTTTTACAACTTTCTGCGTTCGAGGAGGGTACGTATACACAGAAATACGAGGCATTGAGCGCCGTAAACGCTCTCTATAAGGATTTTAGCGAATCGGAGATCAATGATGCGCAGGAAGAGGGGATGAGTTTTGAACTGTATCGACAAATGCTTGCCGATTACAATGCGCTAGTCGACAGCGGCAAGGAAGATATGGAAAGCGCTGAAAGCGTGGCAAATACTTTTTTAACGATTTCGGCTGCATTATTAGCTATGGCATCGCTCGCGTACGTATTTGGTTTCAGGAGATAA
- a CDS encoding ketopantoate reductase family protein, whose amino-acid sequence MKVAIYGAGAMGTVLGAYIAKAGVDIDLINRNEKHVAALKEKGAHIIGTVDFTQKVNALLPSEMSEKYDIILLMTKQRYNGEIVAFLKDYLKEDGALCTCQNGLPEFKIAEMIGAERTLGCAIAWGATFHGEGVSELTSAPDALTFSLGAFGKGNHLQDVKDLLEKMGEVIVEENFIGARWSKLLINSAFSGLSTVTGATFGDISKKKESRKVAQRIMKECIDVAKAADIRIEPVQGHKIDKLFDYRGAFKKAISFALIPVAMKKHGKLISSMLQDLRHGKKCEIDFINGVVCEFGRKYNVPTPFNDKTVEIVHAIEEGEFPIDFANIKLYKELF is encoded by the coding sequence ATGAAAGTTGCAATTTACGGCGCGGGTGCAATGGGTACCGTACTCGGCGCTTATATCGCGAAGGCGGGCGTCGATATCGATCTGATCAACCGCAACGAAAAGCACGTGGCGGCGCTTAAGGAAAAAGGCGCGCATATCATCGGAACGGTCGATTTTACGCAGAAAGTCAACGCCTTGCTCCCGTCGGAAATGTCTGAAAAATACGACATCATCCTGCTGATGACCAAACAGCGCTATAACGGCGAGATCGTCGCGTTTTTAAAAGATTATTTAAAGGAGGACGGCGCGCTCTGCACATGCCAGAACGGGCTGCCCGAATTCAAGATCGCGGAAATGATCGGCGCGGAAAGGACGCTCGGCTGCGCCATCGCCTGGGGCGCGACTTTTCACGGGGAAGGCGTGTCGGAACTCACTTCCGCGCCCGACGCTTTGACCTTTTCCCTCGGGGCGTTCGGCAAGGGGAATCATTTGCAGGACGTCAAAGACCTATTGGAAAAGATGGGCGAAGTGATCGTGGAAGAAAACTTTATCGGCGCGCGCTGGTCGAAACTTCTGATCAACAGCGCGTTTTCGGGGCTTTCCACGGTCACGGGCGCGACTTTCGGCGATATTTCCAAAAAGAAAGAATCGAGAAAAGTCGCCCAGAGGATCATGAAAGAGTGTATCGACGTAGCAAAGGCGGCGGATATCCGTATCGAACCTGTGCAGGGGCATAAGATCGACAAGTTATTCGACTATCGGGGCGCTTTTAAAAAGGCGATCTCCTTTGCGCTGATCCCCGTAGCCATGAAAAAGCACGGCAAACTCATTTCCAGCATGTTGCAGGATCTGCGCCACGGCAAGAAGTGCGAGATCGATTTTATCAACGGCGTCGTCTGCGAATTCGGCAGAAAATACAACGTTCCCACGCCTTTCAACGACAAGACCGTCGAGATCGTACACGCTATCGAAGAGGGCGAATTCCCCATCGATTTTGCCAACATAAAACTTTACAAAGAACTGTTTTGA